A part of Penaeus vannamei isolate JL-2024 chromosome 1, ASM4276789v1, whole genome shotgun sequence genomic DNA contains:
- the LOC113813943 gene encoding crustacyanin-A2 subunit, which translates to MGHSDQQVSKAASVCLILLAHLACVTPFGIPEFLEFGSCSEADVVPDLNLEKYSGIWFAQETVPNEYTQIVSCSMTNYTWQENLMTVVERGLTTDEKKIRQNSVMRLTEGEPGVLTVEAEGVPSAPYKIVGTDYKNYACVYSCMSFMGFRAAFSWIFTRTPDPDHSYLALCRDVMAKAGIDPTAMQPVKQGKDCPYMEKLDSLLAYTDSVVSKAEAKAKEAKKEQERAATKSAKEALEGSRDEDLTTRILEEEERLEEVERRIVDAEEKLRQEVEANGRREEKEIKELRDEIREEKRHNRHKGHRREYTPENGSTGLYVSSSVTVLSLLLARML; encoded by the exons ATGGGGCACAGCGACCAACAGGTCTCTAAGGCAGCGTCTGTGTGCCTGATTCTCCTAGCACACTTGGCTTGCGTGACTCCCTTTGGCATTCCCGAATTTTTGGAATTTGGTTCCTGTTCCGAGGCAGACGTGGTTCCTGATCTCAATTTGGAAAAG TATTCTGGCATCTGGTTCGCGCAGGAGACCGTTCCCAACGAGTACACTCAGATCGTTAGCTGCTCCATGACTAACTATACGTGGCAAG AGAACCTGATGACGGTCGTGGAGCGCGGACTCACGACTGACGAGAAGAAAATTCGGCAGAACTCCGTGATGCGGCTGACGGAGGGGGAGCCGGGGGTCCTCACGGTGGAGGCCGAGGGCGTCCCCAGCGCGCCCTACAAG ATCGTCGGAACAGACTACAAGAACTATGCTTGCGTTTACTCGTGCATGTCCTTCATGGGCTTCCGAGCTGCCTTCTCGTGGATCTTCACTCGCACTCCCGACCCCGACCACTCCTACCTGGCACTGTGCCGCGACGTGATGGCAAAGGCAGGCATTGACCCCACGGCCATGCAGCCGGTCAAGCAAGGCAAG GACTGCCCCTACATGGAAAAGCTGGACTCCCTCCTCGCCTACACCGATAGCGTGGTGAGCAAAGCCGAAGCCAAGGCCAAAGAGgcgaagaaggaacaggagagagcAGCTACGAAGTCTGCCAAGGAGGCCCTGGAAGGCTCACGCGACGAGGATCTGACGACTCGcatcctggaggaggaggag cGCCTGGAAGAAGTCGAGAGAAGGATCGTGGACGCGGAGGAAAAACTGCGTCAGGAAGTCGAAGCGAACggcaggagagaagaaaaagaaatcaaggaaCTGCGTGATGAAATTCGGGAGGAAAAGAGACATAACCGCCACAAAGGTCACAGAAGAG AATATACCCCGGAAAACGGAAGCACCGGTTTGTATGTAAGTTCCTCAGTCACCGTCTTGTCTCTCCTGCTGGCGAGGATGCTCTAA